A stretch of DNA from Microcoleus sp. FACHB-831:
TTAGGTATAGGCGGTAATGATTTCCTGCGAAGAATTCCCAAAGCTCAAACTGAACGGAATTTGCAGCAAATTGTCACATCTATTCAATCGCGAGGAGCCATAGTTGCGTTGCTGGGAATGAACTTGAGCTTAGCAGAGTTTGGCTTAGTAGAAGATGAATACAACGAACTGGTTTTGCGCGTTGCCAAAAACACTCAAGCGTATCTAATTCCTGATGTATTGAAAGGAATAATAGATAACCCTCAATATCGCCAAGACGATATCATTCACCCCAATACCGCCGGACACCGTATTTTAGCCAGCCGCGTTGCTAAAGGCTTGCAACCCTTATTAACCCAAGCTAAATGGCCGCCAGCCTTATCGCAATATCAACCAAGGGCACGCTAAACATAATTAAATCTCGTGTCAATATGTTGCGCGATCGCTACTTTGTCAACTCTCTTGAGTAATAAACGAATAAAATAGATAGTTGCCTCCATCTAGACTTTCACTTTGAAGAGGCAAACTTTAGTAACAATTTGTACAGAATTGGAGCAGGGAAAGTCTGTATCCAATTAAGTTGATCGCGTCTATTCCACCCCAACTCTTTTTATGACTTCTCAGCTCCGCTTCCTCATGTGCGCTCCCGATCATTACGATGTGGATTATGTGATTAATCCCTGGATGGAAGGAAACATTCACAAATCCTCACGCGATCGCGCCGTCGAGCAGTGGCAAAACCTACACCACATACTTAAAGATCACGCTATCGTCGATTTAGTTAACCCCCACAAAGGTGTACCAGATATGGTATTCACCGCTAATGCTGGGTTGGTATTAGGAGATACAGTAGTACTGAGCCGCTTCTTCCACAAAGAACGTCAAGGGGAGGAGCCTTATTTTAAAGAATGGTTTGAGCAAAAAGGCTATACCGTACACGAATTGCCCAAAGATTTGCCCTTTGAGGGTGCAGGCGACGCCCTTCTAGATAGGGAAGGACGCTGGCTGTGG
This window harbors:
- a CDS encoding GDSL-type esterase/lipase family protein, producing MKNRRWMMFFSLLFASFLVFTSCASSNLNTVKNLRNGTGKQIIALGDSITAGYGVAKTAAFPSLVSRQLGLPILNRGVSGDTTAMALSRLQKDVIAADPWLVILGIGGNDFLRRIPKAQTERNLQQIVTSIQSRGAIVALLGMNLSLAEFGLVEDEYNELVLRVAKNTQAYLIPDVLKGIIDNPQYRQDDIIHPNTAGHRILASRVAKGLQPLLTQAKWPPALSQYQPRAR